In the Acidimicrobiales bacterium genome, one interval contains:
- a CDS encoding MFS transporter has protein sequence MTRLVTEAVVDVERLDDVLRPRQSFVLEEPAGDGTFRGAEGPVRTYSRRVETEPLPDGQVRVRQVVDYTLAVPYFAFVFLLPSRRFLRKLHEPKRAPWWAPPQRADARAAAALGTTALLSYIAGYMGTILTQTITFAADDFGTGKGAQGVALALVRADVVLTVLIVALADRRGRRSVLLKATAVACVLTATGALAPSLAWLAASQVVARGFVTAALIVIAIVVVEEMPAGSRAYALSVLALAAGGGAGLCVVLLQVCDVAPWGWRILFAVPLVAVPIVRHAARHMPESRRFRAPHGQAGMAGHGRRFWLLAVSAFLLNLFVAPASQFQNEYLRTEQGFSAARISLFTVLTGTPGFLGIVVGGRLAEHSRRLVGAVAVVVGVGGTLLVYLSSGWSIWAWSLLASVVGAATVPALGVYGPELFPTGMRGRANGIITALARVGSVVGLLVAGWMGDRSGRLGSGLALLAIGPALLAVLVLVAYPETAHRELEELNPEDRVA, from the coding sequence GTTCGTATTGGAAGAGCCCGCCGGCGACGGCACCTTCCGCGGCGCTGAAGGCCCGGTCCGCACCTACTCCCGCCGCGTGGAGACAGAGCCGCTCCCCGACGGGCAGGTGCGGGTGCGCCAAGTCGTCGACTACACCCTCGCCGTCCCCTACTTCGCCTTCGTGTTCCTGCTGCCGTCGCGCCGCTTCCTGCGCAAGCTGCACGAACCGAAGCGGGCGCCGTGGTGGGCGCCGCCGCAACGGGCCGACGCCCGCGCCGCCGCGGCGCTGGGCACCACCGCCCTGCTGTCGTACATCGCCGGCTACATGGGCACCATCCTCACCCAGACCATCACCTTCGCGGCCGACGACTTCGGCACCGGCAAGGGCGCCCAGGGGGTGGCCTTGGCCCTGGTGCGGGCCGATGTGGTGCTCACCGTGCTCATCGTGGCGCTGGCCGACCGACGGGGCAGGCGCAGCGTGCTGCTCAAGGCCACGGCCGTGGCCTGCGTGCTGACGGCGACGGGCGCGCTGGCGCCGTCGCTGGCCTGGCTGGCGGCCAGCCAAGTGGTGGCGCGGGGGTTCGTCACCGCCGCCCTCATCGTCATCGCCATCGTGGTGGTGGAGGAGATGCCCGCGGGCAGCCGGGCCTACGCGCTGAGCGTCCTGGCCCTGGCCGCAGGCGGCGGCGCCGGCCTGTGCGTCGTCCTGCTCCAAGTGTGCGACGTGGCCCCGTGGGGCTGGCGCATCCTGTTCGCGGTACCGCTGGTCGCCGTCCCCATCGTGCGCCACGCGGCGCGGCACATGCCGGAGAGCCGTCGCTTTCGCGCCCCCCACGGACAGGCGGGCATGGCCGGCCACGGCCGCCGCTTCTGGCTGCTGGCGGTGTCGGCCTTCCTGCTCAACCTGTTCGTGGCCCCGGCCAGCCAGTTCCAGAACGAGTACCTGCGCACCGAACAAGGCTTCTCGGCCGCCCGCATCAGCCTCTTCACCGTGCTGACCGGCACGCCCGGCTTCCTCGGCATCGTGGTGGGGGGGCGGCTGGCCGAGCACAGCAGGCGCTTGGTGGGCGCCGTGGCCGTCGTCGTCGGCGTGGGCGGCACCCTGCTCGTCTACCTGTCGTCGGGATGGTCGATCTGGGCGTGGTCGCTGCTGGCCTCGGTGGTGGGCGCCGCCACCGTCCCCGCCCTCGGGGTGTACGGCCCCGAGCTGTTCCCCACCGGCATGCGGGGACGGGCCAACGGCATCATCACCGCCTTGGCCCGCGTCGGCAGCGTGGTGGGGTTGCTGGTGGCGGGCTGGATGGGCGACCGCAGCGGGCGGCTCGGCAGCGGCCTGGCGTTGCTGGCCATCGGTCCTGCGCTGCTGGCCGTGCTGGTGCTGGTGGCCTACCCGGAGACCGCCCACCGGGAGCTCGAAGAGCTCAACCCGGAAGACAGGGTTGCCTAG
- a CDS encoding sugar transferase, which yields MTESSSVAVHDLLTRAATVRARPGVVRLARSFVVLADAATVTAAMLAVLALRHTLPEDTTPVDVAAFTKVWALALPVWIGLFARYRLYHARHITTRRDELTRIVHAVGLGVVGVAVVAYSLDELVPRSWLLSLFAVATVAMAAEREVVRYAFNRLRRRGHCLRPVVIAGTGPEALALATMLGEQPELGYRVVGLVGNPGQSIHPKLVEYGPVLDSRTKVAEQVRMAGATGVLVATTDVDTETSNRLTRTLTDAGIHVELSSSLKDIDATRLSVRPLGRFPVVYVEAVQRDGWRPVAKRGFDIALSSLALIAAVPVLLLAAVLIKASSPGPVLFRQERVGRRGRRIHVLKLRTMVVDAEERLRELHLLNESDGPLFKIRHDPRVTPVGRVLRKLSIDELPQLVNVLKGEMSLVGPRPALPSEVTQWGPELFDRLRVQPGITGMWQVRGRSDSSFSQYQRWDLYYVDNWSMMHDIVILLRTIPVVIASKGAY from the coding sequence GTGACGGAGTCGTCCTCCGTCGCCGTCCACGACCTGCTGACCCGGGCCGCCACTGTGCGCGCCCGGCCGGGGGTCGTGCGCTTGGCGCGGTCGTTCGTCGTGCTGGCCGACGCGGCCACGGTGACCGCCGCCATGTTGGCGGTGCTGGCCCTGCGCCACACCTTGCCCGAGGACACCACGCCGGTCGACGTCGCCGCCTTCACCAAGGTGTGGGCGCTGGCCTTGCCGGTGTGGATCGGCTTGTTCGCCCGGTACCGCCTCTACCACGCCCGCCACATCACCACCCGGCGCGACGAGCTCACCCGCATCGTCCATGCCGTGGGCCTTGGCGTGGTCGGCGTGGCCGTCGTCGCCTACTCCCTCGACGAGTTGGTGCCGCGGTCGTGGCTGCTGTCGCTGTTCGCGGTGGCCACCGTCGCCATGGCCGCCGAGCGCGAAGTGGTGCGCTACGCCTTCAACCGCCTCCGCCGCCGCGGGCACTGCCTGCGGCCGGTGGTGATCGCGGGCACCGGCCCTGAGGCCTTGGCCCTGGCCACCATGCTGGGCGAGCAGCCCGAGTTGGGCTACCGGGTCGTCGGCCTGGTCGGCAACCCCGGCCAGAGCATCCATCCGAAGCTGGTGGAGTACGGCCCCGTGCTCGACTCCCGCACCAAGGTGGCCGAGCAGGTGCGCATGGCGGGCGCCACCGGCGTGCTGGTCGCCACCACCGACGTCGACACCGAGACCAGCAACCGCCTCACCCGCACACTGACCGACGCCGGCATCCACGTGGAGCTGTCGTCGTCGCTCAAGGACATCGACGCCACCCGCCTGTCGGTGCGTCCGCTCGGCCGGTTCCCCGTCGTCTACGTCGAGGCCGTGCAGCGCGACGGCTGGCGCCCGGTGGCCAAGCGGGGCTTCGACATCGCCCTGTCGTCGCTGGCCTTGATCGCCGCCGTGCCCGTCCTGCTGCTCGCCGCCGTCCTCATCAAGGCGTCCTCGCCCGGCCCGGTGCTGTTCCGCCAGGAGCGGGTGGGCCGCCGCGGCCGGCGCATCCACGTGCTGAAGCTGCGCACGATGGTGGTCGACGCCGAAGAGCGGTTGCGTGAACTGCACCTGCTGAACGAGTCCGACGGCCCGCTGTTCAAGATCCGCCACGACCCCCGGGTGACCCCGGTGGGCCGGGTGCTGCGCAAGCTGTCGATCGATGAGCTGCCCCAGTTGGTCAACGTGCTCAAGGGTGAGATGAGCCTGGTCGGCCCCCGGCCTGCGCTGCCGTCCGAGGTCACGCAGTGGGGGCCCGAACTGTTCGACCGCCTGCGGGTGCAGCCCGGCATCACCGGCATGTGGCAGGTGCGAGGCCGCAGCGACTCCAGCTTCTCGCAGTACCAGCGCTGGGACCTCTACTACGTCGACAACTGGTCGATGATGCACGACATCGTGATCCTGCTGCGCACGATCCCCGTCGTGATCGCCTCAAAGGGTGCGTACTAG